A genome region from Bemisia tabaci chromosome 3, PGI_BMITA_v3 includes the following:
- the LOC109033291 gene encoding uncharacterized protein, with protein MDQSVEAKGSQISAVPLDSKKIDFLENFIQKNIEILNEKKHTVAERKKPPNFQCKFCLKHFACGPSVSRHRKICPLNENAKKEKTLVCHLCNNTFSRIDGLKVHMKRCSSTALKKYKNCLYQNCNVKFYHKQALMQHLTNSHGQVFQKEIQKVFLNEQSFYAWKERTEESTFSYFSKKNGKKANIQYFYCQQDGESRGAERKTARKNSKGQIRSGKTCIASMKVIKLKNDAVLVKFQPMHCHVLKPEDLKHHPLSKNTYSSINEQLSMGLSPKQIIKTLDGKSNQNSDLNKTPASKKNDFVTVHRIQGIARLRRVKLRSDPDDFVSLTKMIEKFKDEPSNPFILFKVAEGEVAIGPAEIQEFVTSSDLFLLGIQTPEQQRIFAHKAGEILSINVAYGTNRYDYPLLTITVPDEYHRGYPVAHFVSNLMDVNSLICFFLALKQRNSNVEVTCIITNDDPVLYEATETVFGTQFRHLLCLWHVNLTFQNYLNSLVPVDHREEMFTFINLLISSTDEEWFINMFDNFVSTYKEISPEFIEIFEKYRDTALKWAMAYRNFPHGNIDTVLLNEAFTNRLKATCTKKKANWRLDDLTTLLLEIEQDDFDLRIKENCLNLPFGLDDAKNSRHVKGLEIPNKDVTEQFSNQWTVMSQTSRDKKYFVSKCNDTCECDPCPFICKDLLCYKLCVHLYFCTCTDKSPLCKHIHKVHSLLTKIITIPADGVAGSSFSLQEENVTLYEENIAEAETIIEDIQVFETAAQEISEPELINFHPFDMMSLCVQDEVEICSEEENRIEEEEVIEESSIDLILPEEHVQEDKAALIEEIEVFESESSSPANCSLDETNSIRSRIAENISKLNDMLQRCDVSDDFLNHAQMSLQNLLQMVESQR; from the coding sequence ATGGACCAGTCTGTGGAAGCAAAAGGTAGTCAAATCTCTGCTGTTCCCCTTGACAGTAAAAAGAtagattttttagaaaattttattcaaaaaaatattgaaatcctaaatgaaaaaaagcacaCGGTTGCTGAAAGAAAGAAACCCCCCAATTTTCAGTGTAAATTCTGTTTGAAGCATTTTGCTTGCGGCCCAAGTGTTAGCCGACATAGGAAAATATGTCCACTGAATGAAAatgctaaaaaagaaaagactttAGTTTGCCATCTTTGTAATAACACATTCAGCCGCATAGATGGGTTGAAAGTGCATATGAAAAGGTGCTCCAGCACAGCGTTAAAAAAGTATAAGAATTGCCTCTATCAAAACTGTAATGTCAAATTCTATCATAAGCAAGCTCTCATGCAACACCTTACCAACTCCCATGGACAGGTCTTTCAGAAGGAGATACAAAAAGTTTTTCTGAATGAGCAATCATTTTACGCGTGGAAAGAGCGAACAGAAGAGAGtacattttcctatttttctaagaaaaatgggaagaaagCCAACATCCAATATTTCTATTGCCAGCAGGACGGTGAGTCCAGAGGCGCCGAAAGAAAGACTGCTCGTAAAAATTCCAAAGGCCAAATAAGATCCGGTAAAACTTGCATAGCCAGTATGAAagttattaaattaaaaaatgatgctGTACTAGTTAAATTTCAACCAATGCATTGTCATGTTCTGAAACCAGAAGATCTGAAGCATCACCCTCTTTCCAAAAATACATACAGCTCCATAAATGAACAACTTTCAATGGGTCTGTCTCCTAAACAAATCATTAAAACTCTAGATGGCAAGTCTAATCAAAATTCAGATCTCAATAAAACTCCAGCCAGTAAAAAGAACGATTTTGTGACGGTGCATAGGATACAAGGTATAGCTCGTCTGAGGCGAGTCAAACTAAGGTCAGATCCGGATGATTTTGTTTCCTTAACAAAAATgatcgaaaaatttaaagatgaaCCGAGCAATCCTTTTATTCTTTTCAAAGTAGCAGAAGGAGAAGTAGCAATAGGGCCTGCTGAAATTCAAGAGTTTGTCACATCCtctgatttatttttgttgGGTATACAGACTCCTGAACAGCAGAGAATTTTTGCTCATAAAGCAGGAGAAATTTTATCAATAAATGTAGCATACGGAACTAATAGATATGATTACCCTCTTTTAACCATCACCGTACCAGATGAGTATCATCGAGGTTACCCAGTTGCTCATTTTGTATCCAATCTGATGGACGTGAAttctttaatttgtttttttcttgctctcAAACAACGCAATTCCAATGTTGAGGTAACTTGTATCATTACAAATGATGATCCTGTACTGTATGAAGCTACAGAAACTGTATTTGGCACTCAGTTCCGTCATCTCCTGTGTTTGTGGCATGTCAacttgacttttcaaaattacttaaacAGTTTAGTCCCTGTTGATCACAGAGAAGAAATGTTTACTTTCATCAATTTGTTGATATCCTCCACCGACGAAGAATGGTTCATCAATATGTTTGACAATTTTGTCAGTACGTATAAAGAAATTTCCCCTGAGTTtatagaaatttttgaaaaatatagagATACTGCTCTTAAATGGGCCATGGCCTATCGAAATTTTCCACATGGCAACATAGACACCGTTTTATTGAATGAGGCTTTCACCAATAGATTGAAAGCAACTTGCACAAAGAAAAAGGCCAACTGGCGTTTGGATGATCTCACAACTCTCCTGCTCGAAATTGAACAGGACGACTTTGATCTTCGTATTAAAGAAAATTGTCTCAATTTGCCTTTTGGGTTAGATGATGCTaaaaattcacgccatgtgaaAGGTCTCGAAATCCCCAACAAAGATGTTACTGAGCAATTTTCTAATCAATGGACAGTGATGTCTCAAACAAGTAGAGACAAGAAATATTTTGTATCTAAATGTAATGACACCTGCGAATGTGACCCTTGTCCTTTTATCTGTAAGGATTTGTTGTGTTATAAGCTTTGTGTTCACCTTTATTTTTGTACCTGTACCGATAAAAGTCCCTTGTGTAAACATATTCACAAGGTGCATTCGTTGTTGACAAAAATTATAACAATACCTGCTGATGGGGTAGCAGGCTCTTCTTTTAGTTTACAAGAAGAAAATGTTACTTTGTATGAAGAAAATATTGCTGAAGCTGAAACAATAATTGAAGATATTCAGGTGTTTGAAACAGCAGCTCAAGAAATTTCAGAGCCAGAACTCATCAACTTCCACCCCTTTGATATGATGAGTCTGTGCGTTCAAGATGAAGTTGAAATTTGCAGCGAAGAAGAGAATCGTATTGAGGAAGAAGAAGTAATAGAGGAAAGTTctattgatttaattttaccAGAGGAACACGTTCAAGAAGATAAGGCAGCTTTGATAGAGGAAATTGAAGTATTTGAAAGTGAATCATCCTCTCCCGCAAATTGTAGTTTAGACGAAACTAATTCCATTAGATCTAGAATTGCGGAAAATATTTCTAAGCTCAATGATATGTTACAGCGATGCGATGTCTCTGATGATTTTTTGAATCATGCGCAGATGTCTTTACAAAATTTGTTACAAATGGTTGAGTCTCAGCGGTAG
- the LOC109033292 gene encoding N(G),N(G)-dimethylarginine dimethylaminohydrolase 1: MSSIKYTHAVVCRIPTTFKTADVSLNLEEAKMEHEVYVQTLRDLGLDVIELPPDDANPLSPFVEDIAVVCNGSALICKLGDPQREGEIQTIRAVLKKELELPLIEISDEKARLYGRDILFTGKEFFVGLSKYTNEGGARAVAAAFPEFPCTPVKVSDNQCLKSLVSVAGPDILCVSSSKQSQEVLKRIEREATFSYKTLTVPEEMAINVLYVNGTLIHRSEEEIPKSYQLFSERLVFQHKPLNYSEISKQKGLLSSCCLLLRRSRHFRSL, translated from the exons ATGTCATCCATTAAATACACACATGCTGTTGTCTGCAGAATACCAACCACTTTCAAAACGGCTGATGTCAGTCTAAATCTTGAAGAGGCAAAAATGGAGCATGAAGTTTATGTTCAAACTTTACGAGACTTAGGGCTGGATGTAATTGAACTACCTCCTGATGATGCTAATCCGCTTTCTCCGTTTGTAGAAGATATTGCTGTGGTTTGCAATGGGTCCGCACTAATTTGTAAACTTGGTGATCCTCAACGCGAAGGGGAG atCCAAACAATCCgtgcagttttgaagaaagaaCTGGAATTGCCGCTCATAGAAATCAGTGATGAAAAGGCTCGGCTCTACGGAAGAGACATCTTATTCACAG GCAAAGAATTTTTTGTTGGTTTGTCAAAATACACAAATGAAGGTGGTGCGAGAGCCGTGGCAGCTGCTTTTCCAGAATTTCCTTGTACACCGGTCAAA gtcAGTGACAATCAATGTTTAAAATCACTGGTTTCGGTCGCAGGACCAGATATTCTCTGTGTTAGTTCAAGCAAACAATCGCAAGAGGTGCTAAAG AGGATTGAGAGAGAAGCAACCTTTAGTTATAAGACACTGACTGTTCCGGAGGAAATGGCCATTAATGTCTTATATGTTAATGGAACCCTCATACACAGATCTGAAGAAGAAATCCCTAAATCTTATCAG TTGTTCTCTGAAAGGCTTGTATTTCAGCACAAACCACTGAACTACTCTGAAATAAGTAAGCAGAAAGGACTACTAAGTTCCTGTTGTTTGCTTCTGAGAAGGAGCCGTCATTTTCGAAGCTTGTAA